One genomic window of Leptospira paudalimensis includes the following:
- a CDS encoding TonB family protein translates to MKKIRKILIISSITLMCKSITLSEKDKAFYKSYYMNCIEYHELDIKNFNDSKYNSCLADAILNNKKKLIDHILSQKPNVNYPDRNGFTPLYYAAFFGEIELMDKLINMGANKNLAFNGSNIQDIYNKIYLEKDNEPYLEENTLGLVKPSPKVHLQLGNTYPQKYKDSKLKRKVLLKLKIFKNGRIDSIQVLNTAIEQDFIDSALTIVSRTTFSPGVYKNKNVNCYHTIPINFSMNEDED, encoded by the coding sequence ATGAAAAAAATAAGAAAAATACTAATTATTTCATCAATAACTTTAATGTGCAAATCAATAACCTTAAGTGAGAAAGACAAAGCTTTCTATAAATCTTATTATATGAATTGCATTGAATACCATGAATTGGATATAAAAAATTTCAATGATAGCAAATACAATTCTTGCCTTGCCGACGCTATCTTAAATAACAAAAAAAAACTTATAGATCATATACTATCTCAAAAACCAAACGTAAATTATCCAGATCGCAATGGATTTACACCATTGTATTACGCAGCCTTCTTTGGTGAAATAGAACTAATGGATAAATTGATTAACATGGGTGCTAATAAAAATCTCGCCTTCAACGGAAGTAATATTCAAGATATTTATAATAAAATATATCTTGAAAAAGATAATGAACCTTACTTAGAAGAAAACACTTTAGGGTTAGTAAAACCTTCCCCGAAAGTACATTTGCAACTCGGGAATACATATCCTCAAAAATACAAAGATTCAAAATTAAAGAGAAAAGTATTATTAAAATTGAAAATATTCAAAAATGGCAGAATTGATTCAATTCAGGTCTTAAATACAGCCATTGAGCAAGATTTCATTGATTCAGCTTTAACAATAGTCTCAAGAACTACATTTTCTCCTGGAGTTTATAAAAACAAAAACGTAAACTGTTATCACACAATTCCAATTAACTTCAGCATGAATGAAGATGAAGATTAA
- a CDS encoding helix-turn-helix domain-containing protein, giving the protein MIQDIEKVKNVWHDVKDILSVPHTDKQYKKLVKVLDELIDEVGNNEKHQLAPLLETVGNLIEEYENDHFIQPNAEPIEVLKFLMEENNLTQKDLSILGSQGVVSEILNGKRDLNVRQIKALAEQFNISPAVFI; this is encoded by the coding sequence ATGATTCAAGATATTGAAAAAGTTAAGAATGTTTGGCATGATGTTAAAGATATTCTCTCTGTTCCACACACTGATAAACAATACAAAAAACTTGTGAAAGTTTTGGATGAACTTATTGATGAAGTTGGTAATAATGAGAAACATCAACTTGCTCCTCTTCTCGAAACCGTTGGTAATCTGATTGAAGAATATGAAAATGATCACTTTATTCAGCCTAATGCTGAACCAATCGAAGTATTAAAATTTCTGATGGAAGAAAATAACCTTACTCAGAAGGATTTAAGCATTTTGGGTAGCCAAGGCGTTGTTTCTGAAATCTTGAATGGAAAAAGAGATTTGAATGTTCGGCAAATAAAAGCTTTGGCTGAACAGTTTAATATTTCACCCGCAGTTTTTATCTAA
- a CDS encoding type II toxin-antitoxin system HigB family toxin — protein MHIISWKKLDDFINKHPNAKSSLKSWFKIVKNTSFKDFNELRKVFNSVDQVGNLTVFNISGNHFRLIVAIHYNRQKVFVRNILTHNEYDKGKWKKENL, from the coding sequence GTGCATATTATCAGCTGGAAGAAACTTGATGATTTTATAAATAAACATCCAAATGCGAAATCTTCACTCAAAAGTTGGTTTAAAATTGTTAAAAACACATCTTTTAAAGATTTTAATGAATTAAGAAAAGTTTTTAACTCTGTTGATCAAGTTGGTAATCTTACAGTTTTTAATATCAGCGGTAATCATTTCAGACTGATTGTAGCTATTCATTACAATCGACAAAAAGTCTTTGTTCGGAATATTTTAACTCATAACGAATATGACAAAGGTAAATGGAAAAAGGAGAATTTATGA
- a CDS encoding leucine-rich repeat domain-containing protein, with the protein MRNNIVKILVVLIIIVNCSKPKPTTNNKILLNALEDPDNVTALDLSDQNLNEFPREILEFKNLQKLNLSWNPEIKKIPNEITELENLQELNLQLTRQNTLPENFSKLKKLRIIDLSSNTFEDIPPQLFEMPWLESIDLEGNNIKAINPKITKITNLRLINFEHNKITEIPNEVGQLKDLEVLKIHSMAESNTIRELPLNLQNLKKLKLIEIKVAAKTFEKSPLTSLMTEGLTIRSDDYLTPGDLDVITSTKNLKKLTLNMKLYPEDINDSFLKLSTIESISFKGSSFDKIPLNLFKLTTLKRISIQENRDDLKIAEGFNSLINLEELFIEKSNSVYFNNTDLFMLPKLRILRIEISNLNEIPPNIESLKNLQLLSLSQNKLENLPKEIFNLTNLKVLDLSSNKLGNLPDEIRNLNNLEILSYASNNATIIPDSLFQLTKLKNLNLSYDPYRKIPEKIGKLINLDYLDFSNTELKEISESVGLLIHLKILRLGGNKIEKIPSNISRLASLEKFYLNNNNLKSIPEFIRKLNAIKRIYLINNPVLENKKNEIISNFEKGKIDFTIADFMLYEDGVRYYDKLYEKY; encoded by the coding sequence ATGAGAAATAACATAGTCAAAATTCTTGTAGTCTTGATCATTATCGTTAATTGTTCAAAACCTAAACCAACAACAAATAACAAGATTCTTCTAAATGCATTAGAAGATCCAGATAATGTGACTGCATTAGATTTAAGTGACCAAAATCTTAATGAATTTCCGAGGGAAATATTAGAATTCAAAAATTTGCAAAAATTAAACTTATCTTGGAATCCAGAAATCAAAAAAATTCCAAATGAAATAACAGAACTCGAAAATCTACAAGAATTAAATCTCCAGTTAACTCGGCAAAATACACTTCCAGAAAATTTCAGCAAATTAAAAAAGTTAAGAATAATCGACTTATCTTCTAATACATTTGAAGATATTCCACCACAGCTTTTTGAAATGCCTTGGCTCGAAAGTATAGATCTAGAAGGTAATAATATTAAAGCTATTAATCCTAAAATAACTAAAATAACGAACCTACGTCTAATAAACTTCGAGCATAACAAAATAACTGAAATACCTAACGAAGTTGGACAGCTAAAAGATCTTGAAGTTTTAAAAATTCATAGCATGGCAGAAAGTAATACAATTAGAGAACTACCTTTAAATTTACAAAATTTGAAAAAACTAAAACTAATTGAAATTAAGGTTGCTGCTAAAACGTTCGAGAAGTCGCCATTAACTTCATTGATGACAGAAGGCCTAACAATCCGGAGTGATGATTATTTAACGCCAGGTGATTTAGATGTAATAACAAGTACAAAAAATTTAAAAAAACTTACGTTAAATATGAAACTCTATCCTGAGGATATAAACGACTCTTTTTTAAAATTATCTACAATAGAATCAATTTCATTTAAAGGCTCGAGTTTTGATAAAATTCCATTAAACTTATTTAAATTAACCACATTAAAAAGAATTTCGATCCAAGAGAATAGAGATGATCTCAAGATTGCAGAAGGATTTAACTCATTGATTAATCTAGAAGAATTATTCATTGAAAAATCGAATTCTGTCTATTTTAATAATACCGACCTATTTATGCTTCCAAAACTACGTATACTACGTATTGAAATTTCCAATCTAAATGAAATTCCACCTAATATTGAGAGTTTAAAAAATCTGCAATTACTTTCGTTGTCACAGAATAAATTAGAAAATTTACCGAAAGAGATTTTTAATCTTACCAATCTTAAAGTTTTAGATTTGAGTTCAAACAAACTTGGAAACTTACCAGATGAAATTAGAAATTTGAATAATTTAGAAATTTTGAGTTATGCAAGTAACAATGCTACGATAATACCAGATTCACTCTTTCAACTAACAAAACTGAAAAATTTGAATCTTTCATACGATCCTTATCGCAAAATTCCAGAAAAAATCGGAAAATTGATTAATCTTGATTACCTTGATTTTTCTAACACAGAATTAAAAGAAATTTCAGAATCAGTCGGACTATTAATTCACTTAAAAATTTTGCGCTTAGGCGGGAACAAAATAGAAAAAATACCTAGCAATATATCTAGATTAGCTTCACTTGAAAAGTTTTATTTAAATAATAATAACTTAAAAAGCATACCCGAATTCATAAGGAAGCTTAATGCTATAAAAAGAATATATCTAATTAACAACCCAGTTCTTGAAAATAAAAAAAATGAAATAATCTCCAATTTCGAAAAGGGAAAAATAGATTTCACTATTGCTGATTTTATGCTTTATGAAGATGGTGTAAGATATTATGATAAACTATATGAAAAATACTAG